A window of the Halopseudomonas phragmitis genome harbors these coding sequences:
- a CDS encoding SDR family oxidoreductase, translated as MTARENIQGKVVLITGASSGIGEATARVLAEQGAHVVLGARRIERLEQLVAEIHARGGKAWAQRLDVTQRDQVQAFVDFARAECGRVDVIINNAGVMPLSALAALKVDEWDRMIDVNIRGVLHGIAAVLPMMQAQGYGQIINVASIGAHAVSPTAAVYCATKYAVWAISDGLRQEHPNIRVTTVSPGVTESELAESISDPQGREAMKTFRQVAISPFAIARAIRFAIEQPEDVDTSEIIVRPTASAH; from the coding sequence ATGACAGCAAGAGAAAATATCCAGGGCAAGGTTGTACTGATTACAGGAGCCAGTAGTGGCATCGGTGAGGCGACTGCCAGAGTGCTGGCAGAGCAGGGCGCGCACGTTGTGCTCGGTGCCCGGCGTATCGAGCGCCTGGAGCAACTGGTAGCCGAGATCCACGCCCGCGGTGGTAAGGCCTGGGCCCAGCGCCTTGATGTTACCCAGCGCGATCAGGTTCAGGCCTTTGTCGATTTCGCCAGAGCCGAGTGCGGCAGAGTTGATGTGATCATCAATAACGCCGGAGTCATGCCGCTTTCCGCGCTGGCGGCCCTTAAGGTGGACGAGTGGGATCGCATGATCGACGTTAACATCCGCGGCGTACTGCACGGCATTGCCGCCGTATTGCCAATGATGCAGGCGCAAGGTTACGGCCAGATTATCAATGTGGCGTCCATTGGCGCGCATGCCGTGTCACCCACGGCAGCCGTGTACTGCGCGACCAAGTACGCGGTTTGGGCAATTTCCGATGGCTTGCGTCAGGAACATCCGAACATTCGCGTTACTACGGTAAGCCCGGGGGTAACCGAGTCCGAGCTGGCTGAAAGCATCTCTGACCCGCAGGGACGGGAAGCAATGAAAACCTTCAGACAGGTTGCCATCAGCCCGTTTGCGATTGCGCGCGCCATTCGGT
- a CDS encoding AraC family transcriptional regulator: MSSNSAQQLRMVELIKSLAPTEGYTESMLDGVTFMRSDQAVPNTPALYEPSIVIVVQGRKRGFHGGRMYVYDARHYLVLAVPLPFSIETEASAAEPLLGLILRIDSAMVAELAMEIDETLLQRPLNPVSLNATPIDDKLESATLRLLEALSSPLECKLLAPAIVREITYRVLTGEQGDGLRAALVQGSNFGRIARVLRRIHDQFDHNLDVGTLAQEASMSVPTFHTHFKAVTLTSPLQYIKTIRLHQARLMMIRNGISAVAASQQVGYESTSQFSREFKRLFGRSPKDETRHLKTLLSLSEPVTADTIK; this comes from the coding sequence ATGAGCAGCAACAGCGCCCAGCAGTTACGCATGGTCGAGTTGATCAAAAGCCTGGCACCTACCGAGGGTTACACGGAGTCGATGCTCGACGGTGTTACCTTCATGCGCTCAGATCAGGCTGTGCCCAACACGCCAGCACTCTATGAGCCCAGCATCGTTATCGTGGTGCAGGGACGCAAACGCGGATTTCATGGTGGCCGGATGTATGTTTATGACGCCCGCCACTATCTGGTGCTGGCCGTTCCCCTGCCCTTCAGCATTGAGACCGAGGCCAGTGCCGCAGAGCCCTTGCTGGGTCTGATCCTGCGCATTGACTCGGCTATGGTTGCCGAGCTGGCCATGGAGATCGACGAGACCTTGCTGCAACGCCCGCTCAACCCCGTCAGTCTCAACGCGACACCGATTGACGACAAACTAGAGAGCGCCACCCTCAGACTGCTGGAGGCGCTAAGCTCGCCGCTTGAGTGCAAGCTGCTGGCACCAGCGATTGTGCGTGAGATTACTTACCGGGTATTGACTGGCGAACAGGGTGACGGATTGCGCGCAGCCCTGGTGCAGGGCAGCAACTTTGGGCGCATCGCCAGGGTACTGCGGCGCATACACGACCAGTTCGATCACAACCTGGATGTTGGCACACTCGCCCAGGAGGCCAGCATGAGCGTTCCGACCTTCCATACACACTTCAAGGCTGTGACCCTGACCTCACCGCTTCAGTACATCAAGACGATACGCCTGCATCAGGCCCGGCTGATGATGATCCGCAATGGCATCAGCGCAGTTGCCGCCTCGCAGCAGGTCGGCTATGAGAGCACGTCGCAATTCAGCAGAGAGTTCAAGCGCCTGTTTGGCCGCAGCCCGAAGGATGAGACCAGACACCTGAAAACCTTGCTGTCGTTATCAGAGCCAGTAACTGCCGACACAATAAAGTGA
- a CDS encoding FMN-binding negative transcriptional regulator → MHCPSAFRETRLPVLHELMARHPLGTLITAGSGGLIANLVPFSLHSGGEHGLLRAHLARNNQQLEALREGAEVLVLFQGPQGYVTPSWYPSKAEHGKAVPTWNYCMVQVRGQPQVIEQAGWLREQLEQLTANHENQRSQPWQVSDAPADYISAQLRGIVGVEIPIAAIEGKWKMSQNQSPANRQGVIDGLNAESESAALLDMMLTGPGEV, encoded by the coding sequence ATGCATTGCCCATCCGCTTTCCGAGAAACTCGGCTACCCGTGTTGCACGAGCTGATGGCCAGGCATCCGCTGGGCACCCTGATCACTGCCGGCAGTGGTGGCCTGATCGCCAATCTGGTGCCGTTCTCGCTGCACAGTGGCGGCGAACATGGCCTGCTGCGTGCCCACCTGGCCCGCAACAATCAGCAGCTTGAGGCCCTGCGTGAGGGGGCCGAAGTGCTGGTGTTGTTCCAGGGCCCGCAGGGGTATGTCACCCCGTCGTGGTATCCGAGCAAGGCCGAGCATGGCAAAGCCGTGCCAACCTGGAACTACTGCATGGTGCAGGTACGCGGGCAGCCGCAGGTAATTGAACAGGCCGGCTGGTTGCGTGAGCAGCTTGAACAACTGACGGCCAACCACGAAAACCAGCGCTCGCAACCCTGGCAAGTCTCTGATGCCCCGGCGGACTATATCTCCGCCCAGCTCAGAGGCATTGTCGGGGTGGAAATTCCGATTGCAGCGATCGAAGGCAAATGGAAGATGAGCCAGAACCAGAGCCCGGCCAACCGCCAGGGCGTGATCGACGGGCTGAACGCCGAGTCGGAGAGCGCCGCGTTGCTGGACATGATGCTAACCGGGCCCGGCGAGGTTTGA
- a CDS encoding S9 family peptidase: MSVPRGSSVKVEPYGHWNTDFSARQAVVAGTDYADLCCDEQRLLWVEFQPGDGRNVVVEWTEAGLRRLTPEGYSVHSRVYEYGGGALCLAGEALVFIDDADQALYYQALDSDDCQRLFGREHCRYGGLRFDARRRQVLAVEECHAGQRVTHRLVSIGLDGLRQVLIEGADFYNSPCLSPDGDQLAWIEWSRPDLPWTRTRLGIGQLDQAGRVVMFHYADSTGNESIQQPSWSPEGELICLSDRRGYWMPWRIDGDGGWQPLPAQTADHASAPWQLNPQHYADLPSRWLALSWFEGGLGHLALRQRETAEERRLAHGYTRFRALTHNRHWLFCIAGSPTCSAAIVRINPHNGELSVLSQASSALAEADIAKPRRLLYLSGQGDTAHGFFYPPCNSQVRGPADQRPPLVIFTHGGPTSACYATLDNRIQFWTQRGFAVADLNYRGSSNFGRAYRDKLRHGWGQVDVEDVLAVIDHLAHQGSIDPERVFIRGQSAGGYTTLCSLVAASERFRAAASLYGVSDPLRLRAITHKFEADYIDWLIGHPQTDAVRYQQRSPLAQAERIRTPVIFFQGLQDAVVLPEQTKQMVQALEDNGVPVQCVTFAEERHGFRRPDNLARVLEQELGFYRAWL; encoded by the coding sequence ATGAGCGTACCTCGAGGATCATCTGTAAAGGTTGAACCCTACGGCCACTGGAACACTGATTTCAGCGCCCGGCAGGCAGTGGTTGCCGGCACCGATTACGCCGACCTCTGCTGCGATGAGCAGCGACTGCTGTGGGTCGAATTTCAGCCTGGCGATGGCCGTAATGTGGTTGTCGAATGGACCGAAGCCGGATTGCGTCGGCTCACCCCCGAGGGCTACAGCGTTCACAGCCGGGTCTATGAATACGGCGGCGGGGCATTGTGCCTGGCCGGTGAAGCGCTGGTATTCATCGACGACGCCGATCAGGCTCTGTATTACCAGGCCCTGGACAGCGATGACTGCCAGCGGCTGTTCGGCCGCGAGCACTGCCGCTATGGCGGCCTGCGTTTCGATGCCCGGCGTCGGCAGGTGCTGGCGGTCGAGGAGTGCCATGCCGGTCAGCGGGTAACCCACCGGCTGGTCAGTATTGGCCTTGATGGCCTGCGCCAGGTCCTGATCGAAGGCGCCGACTTCTACAACAGCCCATGCCTGAGTCCAGACGGTGATCAACTGGCCTGGATCGAATGGTCACGCCCGGATTTACCATGGACGCGGACCCGGCTGGGGATTGGCCAGCTAGATCAGGCGGGGCGGGTGGTGATGTTTCACTACGCCGACAGTACCGGGAATGAGTCGATCCAGCAGCCGTCCTGGAGTCCTGAAGGGGAGTTGATCTGTCTGTCCGACCGACGTGGTTACTGGATGCCCTGGCGCATCGATGGCGACGGTGGCTGGCAGCCGTTGCCGGCCCAGACTGCCGACCACGCCTCGGCGCCCTGGCAGCTCAACCCGCAGCACTATGCTGACTTGCCCAGCCGGTGGCTGGCCTTGAGCTGGTTCGAAGGTGGGCTGGGCCATCTGGCCCTGCGTCAGCGGGAAACCGCCGAGGAGCGCCGGCTGGCGCATGGCTATACCCGGTTTCGGGCGCTGACCCACAACCGCCACTGGCTGTTCTGTATTGCCGGCTCGCCGACCTGCAGCGCCGCGATTGTGCGGATCAATCCACATAACGGCGAGTTGAGCGTACTCAGCCAGGCGTCCAGTGCGCTGGCCGAAGCCGATATCGCCAAGCCGCGACGCCTGCTGTACCTGAGCGGGCAGGGTGACACCGCCCATGGTTTCTTCTACCCGCCCTGCAACAGCCAGGTGCGCGGCCCTGCCGATCAGCGTCCGCCACTGGTGATCTTCACCCACGGCGGCCCGACCTCGGCCTGCTACGCCACCCTCGATAATCGCATTCAGTTCTGGACCCAGCGCGGCTTCGCCGTCGCCGACCTCAACTATCGGGGCAGCAGCAACTTTGGCCGGGCCTATCGTGACAAGCTGCGCCATGGCTGGGGGCAGGTGGATGTTGAAGACGTACTGGCAGTCATCGATCATCTGGCACACCAGGGCAGCATCGACCCCGAGCGGGTCTTCATTCGAGGCCAGAGCGCCGGTGGCTATACCACCCTGTGCAGCCTGGTGGCAGCCAGCGAGCGGTTTCGCGCTGCGGCCAGTCTCTACGGCGTCAGTGATCCGTTGCGCCTGCGCGCCATTACCCACAAGTTCGAGGCCGACTATATCGACTGGCTGATCGGCCACCCGCAAACCGATGCCGTACGCTACCAACAACGCTCACCGCTGGCCCAGGCCGAACGCATCCGCACTCCGGTGATCTTCTTCCAGGGCTTGCAGGACGCCGTGGTTCTGCCTGAGCAGACCAAGCAAATGGTCCAGGCCCTGGAAGATAACGGCGTACCGGTGCAGTGCGTCACCTTCGCTGAAGAACGCCATGGCTTTCGCCGCCCCGACAACCTGGCCCGGGTGCTGGAGCAGGAGCTGGGGTTTTATCGGGCGTGGTTGTAG
- the pqqE gene encoding pyrroloquinoline quinone biosynthesis protein PqqE has protein sequence MPNTGSSCTETSASQGPPLWLLAELTYRCPLQCPYCSNPLDFAQYKTELSTSEWIDVFTQARALGAAQLGFSGGEPLVREDLVELIAAARDLGYYTNLISSGMGLTQAKLEAFRDAGLDHIQISFQASDEQVNNLLAGSRKAFEQKLAMARAVKAAGYPMVLNFVTHRHNIDQIERIIELCLALEADFVELATCQYYGWAHLNRAGLLPTKAQLDHAEAVTNRYRAQLEAEGHPCKLIFVTPDYYEERPKGCMNGWGNIFLSITPDGTALPCHSARQLPVSFPSVKEHSLSHIWYDSFGFNRFRGYDWMPEPCRSCDEKERDFGGCRCQAYMLTGDASQADPVCSKSPHHHKILAARAEAEQPQPPIEALTFRNERTSRIICKG, from the coding sequence ATGCCCAACACTGGCTCCAGTTGCACTGAGACCTCGGCCAGCCAGGGGCCGCCGCTATGGCTGCTGGCTGAGCTGACCTATCGCTGCCCGTTGCAGTGCCCGTATTGCTCCAACCCGCTGGATTTTGCACAGTACAAGACCGAACTCAGCACCAGCGAGTGGATCGACGTGTTTACCCAGGCACGGGCATTGGGGGCCGCCCAGCTCGGTTTTTCCGGGGGGGAGCCATTGGTCCGTGAGGATCTGGTCGAGTTGATCGCGGCCGCCCGTGACCTGGGTTACTACACCAACCTGATCAGCTCCGGCATGGGTCTGACCCAGGCCAAGCTGGAGGCTTTCCGGGATGCTGGGCTGGATCATATCCAGATCAGCTTCCAGGCCTCTGACGAACAGGTCAACAATCTGCTGGCCGGCTCACGCAAGGCCTTCGAGCAGAAACTGGCAATGGCCCGCGCGGTCAAGGCCGCCGGCTACCCGATGGTGCTCAACTTCGTTACCCACCGGCACAACATCGATCAGATTGAGCGCATCATCGAACTGTGTCTGGCGCTGGAAGCCGACTTCGTCGAACTTGCCACCTGTCAGTATTACGGCTGGGCCCATCTGAACCGCGCCGGCCTGTTGCCGACCAAGGCCCAGCTCGACCATGCCGAAGCGGTGACCAACCGTTATCGGGCCCAACTGGAAGCCGAAGGCCACCCGTGCAAACTCATCTTCGTCACACCGGACTATTATGAAGAGAGGCCCAAGGGTTGCATGAATGGCTGGGGCAATATTTTCCTGTCCATCACGCCCGACGGCACGGCCTTGCCCTGTCACAGCGCCCGGCAACTGCCGGTGAGCTTCCCCAGTGTCAAGGAACACAGCCTGTCGCACATCTGGTACGACTCGTTCGGCTTCAACCGGTTTCGCGGCTACGACTGGATGCCCGAACCGTGCCGCTCCTGCGACGAGAAGGAACGTGACTTCGGTGGTTGTCGCTGTCAGGCCTACATGCTGACCGGCGACGCCAGCCAGGCCGACCCGGTGTGCAGCAAATCGCCGCACCACCACAAGATCCTCGCCGCCCGCGCCGAGGCCGAGCAGCCCCAGCCGCCGATAGAGGCTTTGACATTCCGCAATGAGCGTACCTCGAGGATCATCTGTAAAGGTTGA
- the pqqD gene encoding pyrroloquinoline quinone biosynthesis peptide chaperone PqqD has protein sequence MTPITRDQVPSLRRGFRLQWEPVQNCHVLLYPEGMIKLNDSAAEILQLIDGTRAVETIIAQLDERFPNVPGLDEDVLAFIEVAHAQHWLQLH, from the coding sequence GTGACGCCGATTACCCGTGATCAGGTACCGAGCCTGCGCCGCGGCTTCCGCTTGCAGTGGGAGCCGGTACAGAACTGCCATGTGCTGCTCTATCCGGAAGGCATGATCAAGCTCAACGACAGCGCCGCCGAGATTCTTCAATTGATCGATGGCACCCGCGCAGTCGAGACCATCATTGCCCAGCTCGATGAGCGTTTCCCCAATGTGCCCGGCCTCGATGAGGACGTGCTGGCTTTTATCGAGGTGGCCCATGCCCAACACTGGCTCCAGTTGCACTGA
- the pqqC gene encoding pyrroloquinoline-quinone synthase PqqC yields MTAPMSPEAFEQALRAKGQYYHIHHPFHVAMYEGRATREQIQGWVANRFYYQISIPVKDAAIMANCPDRDTRREWIQRIIDHDGEPGSEGGIEAWLRLGEAVGLPRDKVLSGEMVLPGVRFAVDAYVNFARRASWQEAASSSLTELFAPTIHQSRLDTWPQHYPWIDPAGYDYFRKRLKEARRDVEHGLRITLGHYTTWEAQQRMLEILQFKLDVLWSMLDAMSMAYELERPPYHTVTKDAVWHRGIAL; encoded by the coding sequence ATGACCGCACCCATGAGCCCCGAGGCCTTTGAGCAGGCGCTGCGCGCCAAGGGCCAGTACTACCATATTCATCACCCGTTCCACGTCGCCATGTACGAGGGCCGGGCTACACGCGAGCAGATCCAGGGCTGGGTCGCCAACCGCTTCTATTACCAGATCAGCATTCCGGTCAAGGACGCGGCGATCATGGCCAACTGTCCGGACCGTGACACCCGTCGCGAGTGGATTCAGCGGATCATCGACCACGACGGCGAGCCCGGCAGTGAAGGCGGCATCGAAGCCTGGCTGCGACTGGGCGAAGCGGTCGGTCTGCCGCGCGACAAGGTGCTGTCTGGCGAGATGGTCTTACCGGGCGTGCGTTTTGCCGTAGATGCCTATGTCAACTTTGCCCGCCGTGCCAGTTGGCAGGAGGCGGCCAGCTCGTCGCTGACCGAACTGTTTGCCCCGACCATCCACCAGTCGCGTCTGGACACCTGGCCGCAGCACTACCCGTGGATCGATCCGGCTGGCTATGACTATTTCCGCAAGCGCCTGAAAGAAGCGCGCCGCGATGTCGAGCACGGCCTGCGCATCACCCTTGGCCATTACACCACCTGGGAAGCCCAGCAGCGCATGCTGGAAATCCTCCAGTTCAAGCTGGATGTGCTGTGGAGCATGCTCGACGCCATGAGCATGGCCTATGAACTGGAGCGCCCGCCGTATCACACGGTCACCAAGGATGCCGTCTGGCATCGGGGGATAGCCCTGTGA
- the pqqB gene encoding pyrroloquinoline quinone biosynthesis protein PqqB — protein sequence MHIKILGSAAGGGFPQWNCNCRNCAGLRNGTLNARARTQSSIALSDDGVNWILCNASPDIRTQLEHTPELQPARAVRDTAIAAIILMDSQIDHTTGLLTLREGCPHQVWCTEMVHQDLTSGFPLFNMLEHWNGGLVWNCIALQGEFVIPACPQLRFTPIPLRSAAPPYSPHRHDPHPGDNIGLLVRDLNTGGVLFYAPGLGQVDNGLTALMRDADCLLVDGTLWHDDEMARAGVGDKLGSEMGHLYQYGPGGMIDVLDDQPAARKILIHVNNTNPILDEDSAERAELTRHGIEVAHDGMHITL from the coding sequence ATGCATATCAAGATTCTCGGTTCCGCCGCTGGCGGCGGTTTTCCGCAGTGGAACTGCAACTGCCGCAACTGCGCTGGTCTGCGCAACGGTACACTGAACGCCCGCGCCCGTACCCAGTCGTCCATTGCCCTGTCTGATGATGGAGTCAACTGGATTCTGTGCAACGCCTCACCGGATATTCGTACGCAACTGGAACATACTCCTGAACTGCAGCCGGCCCGGGCGGTACGCGATACCGCGATTGCCGCGATCATCCTGATGGACAGTCAGATCGACCATACCACCGGCCTGCTGACCTTGCGCGAAGGCTGCCCGCATCAGGTCTGGTGTACCGAGATGGTACATCAGGATCTGACCAGTGGCTTCCCGCTGTTCAACATGCTGGAGCACTGGAACGGCGGGCTGGTGTGGAACTGTATCGCGCTGCAGGGCGAGTTCGTGATTCCGGCCTGCCCGCAATTGCGGTTCACCCCGATACCGCTGCGCAGCGCCGCGCCACCTTATTCGCCGCACCGCCACGATCCGCACCCCGGTGACAACATCGGCCTGCTGGTGCGTGACCTGAACACCGGCGGGGTGCTGTTCTACGCCCCCGGTCTGGGCCAGGTCGATAACGGCCTGACGGCTCTGATGCGTGATGCCGACTGCCTGCTGGTCGATGGCACGCTCTGGCACGACGACGAAATGGCCCGCGCAGGGGTTGGCGACAAACTCGGCAGCGAGATGGGCCACCTGTACCAGTATGGCCCCGGCGGCATGATCGACGTGCTCGACGACCAGCCGGCGGCCCGCAAGATTCTGATTCACGTCAATAACACCAACCCGATCCTGGATGAAGACTCGGCCGAGCGCGCGGAGCTGACCCGCCATGGCATCGAAGTCGCCCACGACGGCATGCACATCACGCTGTAA
- the pqqA gene encoding pyrroloquinoline quinone precursor peptide PqqA, which produces MWTKPSYTDLRIGFEVTMYFANR; this is translated from the coding sequence ATGTGGACTAAACCGAGCTACACCGACCTGCGCATCGGCTTCGAAGTCACCATGTACTTCGCTAACCGTTGA
- a CDS encoding BCCT family transporter has product MSDRPMKRLEHVFAGVNPTMAIASIAMVLAFVLFTVTNAELANSIYTGIKAWIEGSLGWYYVTVVGAVMFFTFWVGLSRYGNLRLGKDDERPEFSNFSWFAMLFSAAVGTGLLFWSIAEPLMHMQGNPFMDMAGAEVGSAESAQIALRITMFHWGLHGWCVYILMGLVLAYFTYRHGLPLTIRSALYPILGERIYGPIGHAVDLLAIFSTLFGTATTLGLGVSQMNAGLSYIFGWEISTTNQLLLIAATSIVATFSAVSGVRRGILWLSQWNIRLSAILFLFLLLAGPTVFLLGLYATSIGDYLAHFIPMGLWTDSDPERQWQGWWTIFYWGWWLSWGPFVGMFIARISRGRTVRQVVIGGMLASTLGAFLWIVIMGGTGVYLQLNGTDLSSVANNDLTMVLYKTIEGLNVHWATLPMAGLATLMIVSWFVTSADSATLVICTILSSGDQNPPQRYRVIWGLGLGALAGVLLLAGGLQGLQAATIAAALPFSLVLLVICYCLFKAFHQEERGLSYAPVNAERRRCASSSS; this is encoded by the coding sequence GTGAGCGATCGTCCGATGAAACGCCTGGAGCATGTGTTTGCAGGTGTTAACCCAACCATGGCGATAGCCTCCATAGCCATGGTGTTGGCCTTCGTGCTGTTCACGGTGACCAATGCGGAATTGGCCAACAGTATCTACACCGGCATCAAGGCCTGGATCGAAGGCTCGCTGGGTTGGTACTACGTGACGGTGGTAGGTGCCGTTATGTTCTTCACCTTCTGGGTCGGGCTCAGTCGCTACGGCAATCTGCGCCTGGGCAAGGATGACGAACGGCCCGAGTTCAGCAACTTCTCCTGGTTCGCCATGCTGTTCAGTGCTGCGGTCGGTACCGGCCTGCTGTTCTGGAGTATTGCCGAGCCACTGATGCACATGCAGGGCAACCCCTTCATGGACATGGCTGGAGCAGAGGTCGGCAGTGCCGAATCGGCACAGATAGCCCTGCGCATCACCATGTTCCACTGGGGGCTGCACGGTTGGTGCGTCTATATTCTGATGGGCCTGGTCCTGGCCTATTTCACCTACCGTCATGGCTTGCCGCTGACCATTCGTTCGGCGCTGTACCCGATCCTGGGTGAGCGCATCTACGGCCCCATCGGTCACGCCGTGGATCTGCTGGCCATTTTCAGCACTCTGTTCGGTACCGCGACCACCCTGGGGCTTGGGGTATCGCAGATGAATGCCGGCCTGAGTTACATCTTCGGCTGGGAAATCTCCACCACCAATCAGTTGCTGCTGATTGCCGCGACCTCGATTGTCGCCACTTTTTCAGCGGTGTCCGGGGTGCGGCGCGGGATTCTCTGGCTTAGCCAGTGGAACATCCGCCTGAGCGCGATCCTGTTTCTGTTCCTGCTGCTGGCTGGTCCGACGGTATTTCTGCTGGGGCTGTACGCCACCAGCATTGGCGACTATCTGGCCCACTTCATTCCTATGGGGCTGTGGACCGACTCTGACCCGGAGCGTCAGTGGCAGGGCTGGTGGACCATTTTCTACTGGGGCTGGTGGTTGTCCTGGGGTCCGTTCGTCGGCATGTTCATTGCTCGCATCTCCCGTGGTCGTACCGTGCGTCAGGTGGTAATCGGTGGCATGCTGGCCTCGACCCTGGGCGCTTTCCTGTGGATCGTGATCATGGGCGGTACCGGTGTGTATCTGCAGCTTAATGGCACTGATCTGAGCAGCGTCGCCAACAACGACCTGACCATGGTGCTGTACAAGACCATCGAAGGCCTGAACGTACACTGGGCGACCCTGCCGATGGCGGGCCTGGCTACCCTGATGATTGTCAGCTGGTTTGTTACTTCGGCCGACTCGGCGACGCTGGTGATCTGCACCATTCTGTCCAGTGGTGATCAGAACCCGCCGCAGCGCTACCGGGTGATCTGGGGGCTGGGACTGGGTGCGCTGGCCGGGGTGCTGCTGCTGGCGGGTGGGCTGCAAGGCTTGCAAGCCGCGACCATTGCCGCCGCGCTGCCGTTCTCGCTGGTTCTGCTGGTGATCTGCTACTGCCTGTTCAAAGCCTTCCATCAGGAAGAACGGGGGCTGTCATACGCTCCGGTCAATGCTGAGCGCCGCCGCTGCGCCAGTTCCTCTTCCTGA
- a CDS encoding amino acid synthesis family protein encodes MSFEIRKIVSYSEETLIEGGKATDKPVTMIGLAVVIKNPWLGRGFVEDLKPEIKANCSELGAMMVERLTAAIGGANKIEAYGKAAVVGADGEIEHASAVIHTLRFGNHYRQAVDAKSYLSFTNKRGGPGTSIQIPMMHKDDEGLRSHYITLEMQIEDAPRADEIVVVLGASDGGRLHPRIGNRYIDLEELAAEQAQ; translated from the coding sequence ATGAGTTTCGAGATTCGCAAGATCGTCAGCTACAGTGAAGAAACCCTGATCGAAGGCGGCAAGGCGACCGACAAGCCGGTGACCATGATTGGTCTGGCCGTAGTCATCAAGAACCCCTGGCTCGGGCGCGGCTTCGTTGAAGATCTGAAGCCGGAAATCAAGGCCAACTGCTCGGAACTGGGTGCCATGATGGTAGAGCGCCTGACGGCGGCAATCGGCGGGGCCAACAAGATCGAAGCCTACGGCAAGGCCGCAGTGGTCGGTGCTGACGGTGAAATCGAACACGCTTCAGCAGTAATCCATACCCTGCGCTTCGGTAATCACTACCGCCAGGCGGTCGACGCCAAGTCTTATCTGTCGTTCACCAACAAGCGCGGCGGCCCGGGCACTTCGATCCAGATCCCGATGATGCACAAGGATGACGAAGGTCTGCGCTCACACTACATCACCCTGGAAATGCAGATTGAAGACGCCCCGCGCGCCGATGAAATCGTCGTGGTTCTGGGCGCCTCCGATGGTGGCCGCCTGCACCCGCGGATCGGCAACCGCTACATCGACCTGGAAGAACTCGCCGCTGAACAGGCGCAGTGA
- a CDS encoding alpha/beta fold hydrolase, with product MIRLTTQYTPAGTSYLVTGQGRPVVLIHGVGLNKHMWGGQIVGLAPHFQVIAYDMLGHGDSPRPDANGGLEAYAEQLRELLAHLNIASATVVGFSMGGLVARAFALEYPEHLDALVVLNSVFNRSPEQRARVIDRTRQAAEHGPDANAEEALSRWFSREYQAANPAQVAAIRQTLASNDPQGYLTTYELFATQDMYRADDLHSIQVPALIATGELDPGSTPQMAQQLAERMPRARHAVLPEQRHMMPVESPRLVNQLLLDFFQQANSLCNPAKGVLA from the coding sequence ATGATTCGGCTTACCACTCAATACACCCCGGCCGGTACCAGTTATCTGGTAACCGGCCAAGGCAGGCCCGTGGTGTTGATCCACGGCGTGGGCCTGAACAAGCACATGTGGGGCGGCCAGATCGTAGGACTGGCGCCACACTTTCAGGTAATTGCCTATGACATGCTGGGCCATGGCGACAGCCCCAGGCCTGACGCCAACGGCGGACTAGAGGCCTACGCCGAGCAACTGCGCGAGCTGCTGGCGCATCTGAACATCGCCAGCGCCACCGTGGTCGGCTTTTCCATGGGTGGTCTGGTGGCACGTGCCTTCGCCCTGGAATACCCTGAACATCTGGATGCCCTGGTGGTACTCAACAGCGTGTTCAATCGCAGCCCTGAACAACGTGCCCGGGTTATCGACCGGACTCGCCAGGCTGCCGAACACGGCCCGGACGCCAACGCCGAAGAAGCTTTGTCGCGCTGGTTCAGCCGCGAATACCAGGCTGCCAACCCGGCGCAGGTCGCCGCCATTCGCCAGACTCTGGCCAGCAACGACCCGCAAGGCTACCTGACCACCTATGAGCTGTTCGCCACCCAGGACATGTATCGGGCAGACGATCTGCACAGTATCCAGGTACCGGCCCTGATCGCTACTGGCGAACTGGACCCCGGCTCAACACCGCAGATGGCACAGCAACTGGCCGAGCGCATGCCGCGCGCGCGCCATGCGGTATTGCCGGAGCAGCGGCACATGATGCCGGTAGAGTCGCCACGGCTGGTCAACCAGTTGCTGCTCGACTTTTTTCAGCAGGCCAACAGCCTGTGCAACCCAGCAAAGGGGGTATTGGCATGA